In a single window of the Flavobacterium sp. W4I14 genome:
- a CDS encoding futalosine hydrolase (product_source=KO:K11783; cath_funfam=3.40.50.1580; cog=COG0775; ko=KO:K11783; pfam=PF01048; superfamily=53167; tigrfam=TIGR03664): protein MKILVVAATKAELTFFYQHFNLPDGNFVENKNFDLLITGVGMVATAFALGKHLSSKYSLVVNFGIAGSFDRNIALGTVLNITEDTFAELGAENGDEFLTISDLGFGENHYTSKTNKSVNLPVAKGITVNCVTGSEKSIKNLIKRLNPTTESMEGAAIFYASKQLNIDCLQIRSISNYVEPRNKDNWKIGLAIKNLNDWAIAFVGEMN, encoded by the coding sequence ATGAAAATTTTAGTTGTTGCCGCTACAAAAGCTGAACTCACTTTCTTTTATCAACATTTTAATTTGCCGGATGGAAATTTTGTAGAAAATAAAAATTTCGATTTGCTGATCACAGGCGTAGGAATGGTAGCAACAGCATTTGCCCTAGGCAAACATCTTTCATCTAAATATAGTCTTGTGGTAAATTTCGGCATCGCCGGGAGCTTCGATCGGAATATAGCCTTAGGTACCGTATTAAATATTACCGAAGATACTTTTGCAGAGCTCGGCGCCGAAAATGGAGACGAATTTTTAACCATAAGCGATTTAGGTTTTGGTGAGAATCATTACACCTCGAAAACAAACAAAAGCGTTAACCTACCGGTAGCAAAAGGCATAACCGTGAACTGTGTAACGGGAAGCGAAAAAAGCATTAAAAATTTAATTAAAAGGTTAAATCCAACGACCGAAAGTATGGAAGGTGCTGCTATTTTTTATGCCAGCAAACAGTTAAATATAGATTGTTTACAGATTAGAAGTATATCTAATTATGTAGAACCAAGAAATAAAGACAATTGGAAAATTGGCTTGGCCATTAAAAACTTAAACGATTGGGCCATTGCATTTGTTGGAGAAATGAACTGA
- a CDS encoding GTP cyclohydrolase I (product_source=KO:K01495; cath_funfam=1.10.286.10,3.30.1130.10; cog=COG0302; ko=KO:K01495; pfam=PF01227; superfamily=55620; tigrfam=TIGR00063): MSDKDVLKGESRDGYVKIDRYNEDKIEAVATHYKDILGQLGENPEREGLLKTPERVAKALQYLTHGYDLKPDEILKGAMFEEDYSQMVVVKDIEVYSMCEHHMLPFFGKAHIAYIPNGHIVGLSKIPRVVDAFARRLQVQERLTNEIRDCIQNTLSPMGVAVVIECRHLCMSMRGVQKQNSVTTTSAFTGTFLSNDKTRAEFLRLITASLD; encoded by the coding sequence ATGAGCGATAAAGACGTATTGAAAGGCGAGTCAAGAGATGGCTATGTAAAAATAGACCGATACAACGAAGATAAAATTGAAGCTGTAGCTACACATTATAAAGATATTCTTGGCCAGTTGGGCGAAAATCCAGAACGCGAAGGTTTACTAAAAACACCGGAGCGCGTGGCTAAGGCGTTGCAATATTTAACACATGGTTACGATTTAAAACCTGATGAGATTCTGAAGGGCGCAATGTTTGAAGAAGATTATAGCCAAATGGTTGTGGTTAAGGATATTGAAGTATATTCGATGTGCGAACACCATATGCTACCATTCTTCGGTAAAGCACATATTGCTTATATTCCTAACGGACACATTGTTGGTTTAAGTAAAATCCCACGCGTAGTTGATGCTTTTGCCCGTCGTTTACAGGTACAGGAACGTTTAACGAACGAAATCAGAGATTGTATCCAAAATACCCTTAGCCCAATGGGCGTTGCAGTGGTAATAGAGTGCAGGCACTTATGCATGTCTATGCGTGGTGTGCAAAAGCAAAATTCGGTAACCACAACATCAGCCTTTACGGGGACTTTTTTAAGTAATGATAAAACAAGAGCCGAGTTTTTAAGGTTAATTACCGCGAGTTTAGATTAA
- a CDS encoding [acyl-carrier-protein] S-malonyltransferase (product_source=KO:K00645; cath_funfam=3.40.366.10; cog=COG0331; ko=KO:K00645; pfam=PF00698; smart=SM00827; superfamily=52151; tigrfam=TIGR00128): MKAYIFPGQGAQFVGMGKDLYEHPKAAALFEQANEIIGFRISDIMFSGTDEELKQTNVTQPAIFLHSVILAKVLGDDFKPDMVAGHSLGEFSALVAANALSFEDGLKLVIARANAMQKACEAQPSTMAAILGLADDVVEKICAEIDAVVVPANYNCPGQLVISGSIEGIDLACAKLTEAGAKRALKLNVGGAFHSPLMEPAKIELQAAIEATHISAPICPVYQNVDAKPYTNPTEIKGNLIKQLTGAVRWTQTVGNMLADSATEFVEVGPGNVLQGLVKKVSREVQTSSATIA, encoded by the coding sequence ATGAAAGCATATATTTTTCCCGGACAGGGAGCACAGTTTGTAGGTATGGGTAAAGATCTTTATGAGCACCCAAAAGCTGCAGCATTATTTGAACAGGCTAATGAAATTATCGGTTTCCGCATTAGCGATATTATGTTTAGCGGAACAGATGAAGAGCTTAAACAAACCAATGTAACCCAACCAGCAATCTTTTTGCATTCGGTTATTTTAGCCAAAGTGTTGGGAGATGATTTTAAACCAGATATGGTTGCAGGTCATTCGTTAGGCGAATTTTCAGCATTAGTGGCCGCAAATGCATTAAGTTTTGAAGATGGGTTAAAACTGGTTATTGCCCGTGCAAATGCGATGCAAAAAGCTTGTGAAGCACAACCATCGACCATGGCAGCTATTTTAGGTTTAGCTGATGATGTGGTTGAAAAAATCTGTGCAGAAATTGATGCCGTGGTAGTTCCTGCAAATTATAACTGCCCAGGGCAATTGGTAATTTCGGGCAGTATAGAAGGGATTGATCTGGCTTGTGCTAAACTAACAGAAGCGGGTGCTAAAAGAGCTTTAAAATTAAATGTAGGCGGTGCATTCCACTCTCCTTTAATGGAACCTGCAAAAATTGAATTACAGGCAGCTATAGAAGCTACTCATATTTCTGCACCAATTTGTCCGGTTTACCAAAATGTTGATGCAAAGCCATATACCAACCCAACTGAAATTAAAGGCAATTTAATTAAACAATTAACGGGTGCTGTACGTTGGACACAAACAGTAGGGAACATGTTAGCCGATAGTGCAACTGAATTTGTAGAGGTTGGCCCGGGTAATGTATTACAGGGATTGGTTAAAAAGGTAAGCCGCGAAGTACAAACAAGTAGTGCTACCATAGCTTAA
- a CDS encoding 6-pyruvoyltetrahydropterin/6-carboxytetrahydropterin synthase (product_source=KO:K01737; cath_funfam=3.30.479.10; cog=COG0720; ko=KO:K01737; pfam=PF01242; superfamily=55620; tigrfam=TIGR00039) gives MIYITRKASFNAAHKLARTDWDDDKNNEVYGKCANPNWHGHNYWLYVTVKGEVNPETGFLVDLKWLKDVMNDYVVDKVDHKNLNLDVDFMKGKLASTENLAIEIWKQLWAPIAESGAVLHCVKIYETENNFVEYFG, from the coding sequence ATGATTTACATAACGAGAAAAGCATCCTTCAATGCGGCGCACAAATTGGCCCGTACCGATTGGGATGATGATAAAAACAATGAAGTTTATGGTAAATGTGCCAACCCCAATTGGCATGGCCATAACTATTGGTTATATGTTACAGTTAAAGGCGAAGTGAATCCGGAAACAGGTTTTCTTGTTGATTTGAAATGGCTGAAAGACGTGATGAATGACTATGTGGTAGATAAGGTTGATCATAAAAACTTGAATCTTGATGTAGATTTTATGAAAGGCAAACTGGCTTCAACAGAAAATCTGGCCATAGAAATCTGGAAACAATTATGGGCGCCGATAGCAGAGAGCGGTGCAGTTTTACATTGCGTAAAAATATACGAAACCGAAAATAATTTTGTTGAATACTTTGGTTAA
- a CDS encoding two-component system nitrogen regulation sensor histidine kinase NtrY (product_source=KO:K13598; cath_funfam=1.10.287.130,3.30.565.10; cog=COG0642; ko=KO:K13598; pfam=PF02518; smart=SM00387,SM00388; superfamily=103190,158472,55874; transmembrane_helix_parts=Inside_1_8,TMhelix_9_31,Outside_32_214,TMhelix_215_237,Inside_238_243,TMhelix_244_266,Outside_267_285,TMhelix_286_305,Inside_306_324,TMhelix_325_342,Outside_343_371,TMhelix_372_394,Inside_395_406,TMhelix_407_441,Outside_442_450,TMhelix_451_469,Inside_470_718,TMhelix_719_741,Outside_742_770,TMhelix_771_793,Inside_794_942,TMhelix_943_962,Outside_963_1243): MKMSFGVKIRFLLLVLGCCLIATSISLSRFTTKNELLEHDAQEIQQNLLIKEKAVKSFLADKKQVAKAKQFHLDPKNAIDFIKAYRTNNGINLLTYQNNQLRFWSTNKVSEIDPATIKEGSSVLFFYNGWYEVIKSTQGDFSLIFLITIQSQYPFKETKYFKNDIDPILSNTKILTFASFTDRDVYVIKSLDNKFLFGLKVKPGYAETHYSGTQLWLFVAGMLCICMFFNSLSSFIARRGHIAWGTFLLLFFFLAFRLTDLYYGWFNHRFTLDLFDPRIYADNFLMPSLGDFLLNVIALTWLLLFMYNHKEQYKFPGWIKRSKIIGVVIQTGLMVLIGRIVWDTDDIFFGLIFNSKINFDIVNILKLSGTSWVGIVILCLAWFQIYLITAVSATVSSQLNVTNKERVIIFLIGFAGVFIYKLVVDFNAFFIVFALVLFIVARAVYLKEKNFSIGMFAIVFFCLAFNTSIKYTKYKDIKERSLREPLARKVQSSEDPNAIIALGTLGNEIVKDNFLTGYFTQNRKGSYSVLKNHIKDYLDGYLNRYDYQIYPYDRLGAAIENSDTPPIDKYKNLVEAGSVKIDGANFFYQVNNTFGYQDYFGIISVVDNGSLLGTLVIELRSKPYNYNNRLPDLLGDQKMIKDEDFKGYSIALYSNNKLLNQSGNYTYPLDGSIFKGKKDDFITSNDDELRYSHLIYKPTDSKMVVISKEKVDYVERLAALSFFFLIFIIFSLLLYGLIWLIKNLDDDKVGWFSINRSLMINANKILYKTRIQVSIVLAVVATLVIVGWGTYYYMNNEYRGQQDAILKDKIRKIQQNFEKQIFSNGIIANDENAAADFNNFADINNADLNLYDLSGNLIMTTYPKLYNYKIIGKKMGPFAFASLEGLHRSEFINTEEKIGNLTYAAAYAPIRNAQNKTIAYIGLPNYSTEEEYTDKLALFVSNLINLYALVFVAIGVLAVFLANQITSPLTFIQESISKTKIGQKNEPIVWRRHDEIGSLIKEYNHMIAALEDSAIKLARSERESAWREMAKQVAHEIKNPLTPLKLGVQLLEKSWKEKDPNFELKFNKFSKSFIEQIDSLSKIASEFSNFAKMPDTNLERLSLLPIIEQAREVFKSTENVTIDVLNKSDKDIEIMADHDQLLRTFNNLLKNAIEAIDEETLCCITIIIYVDAKNAYIEIKDNGKGIPPALHDKIFVPNFTTKTSGTGLGLAFVKQAVENAGGSVKFTSISGLGTTFYLNFPLA; the protein is encoded by the coding sequence ATGAAAATGAGCTTTGGTGTAAAAATAAGATTTCTATTGCTTGTTTTGGGCTGTTGCCTCATTGCAACTTCTATTTCGTTAAGCAGGTTTACAACCAAAAATGAGCTCTTGGAGCACGATGCACAAGAGATTCAACAGAACCTTTTGATTAAAGAAAAAGCGGTAAAAAGCTTTCTGGCTGATAAAAAGCAGGTTGCCAAAGCTAAACAATTTCATCTCGATCCTAAAAACGCGATAGATTTTATCAAAGCATACCGCACAAACAATGGTATAAACTTACTAACCTACCAAAATAACCAGCTTAGGTTTTGGAGTACCAATAAAGTTTCCGAAATAGATCCAGCTACAATAAAAGAGGGTAGTTCGGTATTGTTTTTTTATAACGGCTGGTATGAGGTGATTAAAAGTACCCAGGGCGATTTTAGCCTTATTTTCTTGATCACCATTCAATCTCAATATCCTTTTAAAGAAACAAAGTATTTTAAAAATGATATCGATCCAATTTTATCAAATACCAAAATATTAACATTTGCATCTTTTACCGATAGGGATGTATATGTAATAAAAAGCCTGGATAATAAGTTTTTATTCGGACTTAAGGTTAAGCCAGGGTATGCAGAAACTCATTATTCGGGTACGCAATTATGGTTGTTTGTTGCCGGCATGTTGTGCATTTGCATGTTTTTTAACTCTTTAAGTTCGTTTATTGCCCGGCGTGGACATATTGCCTGGGGTACCTTTTTATTATTATTTTTCTTCCTGGCATTTCGGTTAACAGATTTATACTATGGTTGGTTTAACCATAGGTTTACTTTAGATTTATTTGATCCGAGGATATATGCCGATAATTTTCTGATGCCTTCGCTTGGCGATTTTCTGCTAAACGTAATTGCACTAACCTGGTTGCTCTTGTTTATGTACAACCATAAGGAACAATATAAGTTTCCGGGATGGATTAAGCGGAGCAAAATAATTGGAGTCGTTATTCAGACTGGCTTGATGGTCTTGATAGGGCGGATAGTTTGGGATACTGATGATATTTTCTTCGGGTTGATTTTTAACTCAAAAATTAATTTCGATATCGTTAATATCCTTAAGCTTAGCGGTACCAGTTGGGTAGGTATTGTGATTTTATGTCTGGCCTGGTTTCAGATTTACCTGATAACGGCTGTTTCAGCAACGGTAAGCAGTCAATTAAATGTTACAAATAAAGAGCGGGTCATTATTTTCTTAATTGGCTTTGCAGGTGTTTTTATCTACAAGCTAGTGGTAGATTTTAATGCATTTTTTATCGTTTTTGCCCTTGTATTATTTATCGTTGCACGGGCTGTTTATCTAAAAGAAAAAAACTTCTCAATCGGCATGTTTGCCATCGTATTTTTCTGCCTGGCCTTTAATACCTCTATTAAATACACCAAGTATAAAGATATTAAGGAAAGAAGTTTGCGCGAGCCCTTGGCCAGGAAAGTGCAATCGTCAGAAGATCCGAATGCCATTATTGCTTTAGGTACTTTGGGCAATGAAATTGTTAAAGATAATTTTCTGACAGGCTATTTTACTCAAAACCGAAAAGGCAGTTACTCGGTGCTCAAAAATCATATCAAAGATTATTTAGATGGCTATTTAAACCGCTACGATTATCAGATCTATCCATATGATAGATTGGGTGCTGCGATAGAAAATTCTGATACACCACCGATTGATAAATATAAAAACCTGGTTGAGGCTGGCTCTGTTAAAATTGATGGGGCTAACTTTTTTTATCAGGTTAACAATACATTTGGTTATCAGGATTACTTTGGTATCATTTCGGTTGTAGATAATGGCAGTTTATTAGGCACGCTTGTTATCGAACTCCGCTCGAAGCCGTATAATTATAATAATCGGCTACCCGATCTCTTAGGGGATCAAAAAATGATCAAAGATGAAGATTTTAAGGGTTATTCTATTGCCTTGTACAGCAATAATAAATTGCTTAATCAATCTGGAAATTATACCTACCCTTTAGATGGAAGTATATTTAAAGGTAAAAAGGATGATTTTATAACCAGTAATGATGATGAACTTCGCTACAGCCATTTAATTTATAAGCCTACTGATAGCAAAATGGTTGTAATCAGCAAAGAGAAGGTAGATTATGTAGAACGTTTGGCAGCGTTATCGTTTTTCTTTCTGATATTTATCATCTTCTCCTTGCTGCTTTATGGACTTATATGGCTAATCAAAAACCTTGATGATGATAAGGTGGGCTGGTTTAGTATCAACAGATCTTTAATGATCAATGCCAATAAAATTTTGTATAAAACCAGAATCCAGGTATCTATTGTATTGGCCGTTGTAGCAACGCTGGTAATTGTAGGTTGGGGAACTTATTATTATATGAACAATGAGTACCGTGGACAGCAGGATGCTATATTAAAGGATAAGATAAGGAAGATTCAACAAAATTTTGAAAAGCAGATTTTTAGTAATGGCATAATTGCAAACGACGAGAATGCAGCAGCAGATTTCAATAATTTTGCTGATATCAATAACGCGGATCTGAACCTATACGATCTGAGTGGTAACCTGATCATGACCACTTATCCAAAACTTTATAATTATAAAATTATCGGTAAAAAGATGGGGCCGTTTGCCTTTGCTTCTTTGGAAGGCTTGCATCGATCAGAATTTATCAATACTGAAGAAAAGATAGGCAACTTAACCTACGCTGCGGCATATGCCCCCATCAGGAACGCACAAAATAAAACAATTGCCTATATCGGCCTGCCAAATTACTCTACCGAAGAAGAATATACAGATAAACTGGCGCTTTTTGTAAGTAACCTGATTAATCTCTATGCCCTGGTATTTGTGGCCATTGGCGTATTGGCTGTATTTTTGGCCAATCAGATTACCAGTCCCTTAACTTTTATTCAGGAAAGTATTAGTAAAACGAAAATCGGGCAAAAGAACGAGCCCATCGTATGGCGTAGGCATGATGAGATCGGATCTCTAATTAAGGAGTATAACCATATGATTGCGGCCTTAGAAGATAGTGCGATTAAGCTCGCCAGATCGGAACGGGAGAGTGCCTGGCGCGAAATGGCGAAACAGGTCGCCCACGAAATTAAGAATCCGTTAACGCCTTTAAAATTAGGTGTTCAGCTGTTAGAGAAATCGTGGAAAGAGAAAGATCCTAACTTCGAACTGAAGTTTAATAAGTTTAGCAAATCGTTTATAGAACAGATTGACAGCCTTTCGAAAATTGCTTCTGAGTTTTCTAATTTTGCCAAAATGCCCGATACTAATTTGGAGCGCCTTTCTTTACTCCCGATTATTGAACAGGCGAGAGAAGTATTTAAAAGTACAGAAAATGTAACCATTGATGTGCTTAACAAAAGTGATAAGGACATCGAAATCATGGCCGATCACGATCAGCTTTTAAGAACGTTTAACAACCTGCTTAAAAACGCAATAGAAGCTATTGATGAGGAAACTTTATGCTGCATAACCATCATTATATATGTAGACGCAAAAAATGCATATATCGAAATAAAAGATAATGGAAAAGGCATTCCACCGGCCCTGCACGATAAAATATTTGTACCGAACTTTACTACAAAAACCTCAGGTACAGGTTTAGGCTTAGCCTTTGTTAAGCAGGCTGTAGAAAATGCGGGCGGTTCGGTTAAGTTTACCTCGATAAGTGGCTTAGGAACAACATTCTACTTAAACTTTCCGTTAGCTTAA